The genome window TGATGACTCAGCCAGATAGGGCTTTAGTGTATTTGCAGCAGCAACATGACTGAATCTAAGCCAACATTGGGGATGTCCGGTCGTATCGCCGCATTATTTCAGGACAATGCCCTGACGCCGTTGATGGCATTGCTGGCCTTATTGCTGGGGATATTTGCGTTGATGGTGACGCCACGTGAAGAAGAGCCGCAGATTGATGTCACTATGGCAGATATTTTCATTGCTTACCCCGGTGCGTCAGCCAAGGAAGTAGAGAGTTTGATAGCGACACCAGCGGAGCAGGTGGTCAGTGAAATTGCTGGTCTGAAACACGTGTATTCAGTATCGAAGCCAGGGCTGGCTATCATCACTGCTCAGTTTGAAGTCGGTGAGAAACGTACCGATGCGATTGTACGTTTATACAATAAAATTTATTCCAATCTGGATTGGCTGCCTGAAAACTTGGGTGTGTCACAACCTATTATTAAACCCAAAGGCATTGATGATGTGCCGATTCTGACACTCACTCTATGGCGTGAAAGCCAGCAGGATTCCAGTCAGTTAAAACAGTTAGCTCAGTCCTTGGAAGTAGAACTGAAGCGGGTTGATGGAACACGGGATATTTATACTGTTGGCGGTGCTGATACCGTAGTGAATATCACCTTAGATCCAGAGGCTATGGCGGCATATCACATGGATAATCATCGCTTGAGTCAGGCGTTGGCAGCCGCTAATCAATCGGCTGAGGCCGGGACGACTGTACAAAATAATCAAATGACAAGTGTTCAGGCAGGTCAGTTTATCGTTTCCACTGACACGCTGAAATCACTCATTGTCGGTGTTTTTAATGACCAGCCAGTGTATTTAACGGATGTGGCTGATATTTATCTTGGTCCAGAGCAACCGCGTCAGTATGTGTGGTTTGGCACCGGACCTGCCGCAGCAGACAAACAGATTAAAGCTCAGGGTGAATATGATGCCGTCACCATTGCCATTGCCAAACAGCCCGGAACTAATGCCGCGGATATTGCTGAGCTGGTTCTGCAGCAGGTAACAGCATTAAAAGGCGTGATGATTGCGGATGATGTGCAGGTGACCGTCACGCGTAATTATGGTGAAACGGCGGATCAAAAGGCTGATACGCTGATCCATAAACTTATTTTTGTCACGGTGGCTGTGATTTTATTGGTGTTATTTGCACTGGGCTGGCGAGAGGCCATCATCGTTGGCGTAGCGGTGGTGATTACCTTATTACTGATGTTATTTGCTTCGTGGGCATGGGGTTTTACTTTAAATCGGGTGTCGTTGTTCGCCTTAATTTTTTCTATTGGCATTCTGGTAGATGATGCGATTGTGGTGGTGGAGAATATTCATCGTCATATTCAACAAGAAAAATTAAGCTTAAAACAAGCGATTCCAGTCGCTGTCGATGAGGTGGGGCAGCCAACAATATTGGCGACTTTAGCCGTGATCGCAGCCTTATTACCCATGGCCTTTGTCAGCGGTTTGATGGGCCCGTATATGAGCCCGATTCCGATTAATGCCAGCATGGGCATGCTGCTGTCATTAATGGTGGCCTATGTCGTGACACCATGGATGGTGTTGAAGATGCTTTCACATTCTCGTTCGGCCAAGCATGAGCAAGTTGCCGAGTCCCAATATGACGCGGTTTTTCAGCGTGTTTTGAGCCCCTTTCTATTACATGAACATGCTGCCCGCCGCCGAAAATTACTGTGGGGTGGACTTATTTTGCTGGTTATTGTGTCTGTTGGTCTGGCAGCAATGAAACTGGTCATTCTGAAAATGCTGCCGTTTGATAATAAGTCTGAAGTGCAGATTGTGATTGATATGCCTGAAGGCTCGCCATTAGAAAAAACAGCAGCAGTCACCCGTGCGTTGACAGATTATCTGTCGACCGTTGACGATGTGACTGATTATCAGGCCTATGTCGGCACAGCTTCGCCGATTAATTTTAATGGTCTGGTGCGTCAGTATTATTTACGTGAAGGCTGGCATCAGGCAGATATTCAAATCAACCTCAGAGATAAACATCAGCGTGATGAACATAGCCATTCTTTAGCACTGAAGCTAAGAGAACCACTAACAGTGATTGCTAGGAAATGGGACGCGCGTATCAAGGTCGTTGAAGTGCCGGCGGGGCCACCTGTGTTATCACCCATTGTGGCGGAGTTGTATGGCTTGAGTGAACAACAGCGACAAAATCAGGCATCACAACTTGTTAAGGTGTTTGAGCAAACTGATGGCATTGTCGATATTGATAGCAGCATTGAGGCGAAAGCCGACAGACAGATCATTAATGTGGATAGAAATAAAGCGAGCTTATTTGGCCTGAGTCAGCAACAGATTGTTGAAGCTATTCAGTTAGCGCTGACTGGCAAGGATGTAGGGTATCTACACGATGATAATGTGAAATACGCCATACCATTGCGATTGCAATGGCCAATCGAGGATAAAGCGAACCTTGATGCTGTATTGAATATGAAGCTCATCAATCAACAAGGTGATCTGATTCGTTTAGCTGACGTCGTTAATGTGGTGGAGGAGGAACATCAACAAACGCTTTACCACAAAGACTTACAAGCCGTGACTTACGTCACAGCGGATATGGCTGGCAAGGTCGATAGTCCCTTGTATGGCATGTTTTCGGTGTATCAGCAATTAGAGAACATACCGATTCAGCAATATTTGGTTTCAGTACCGAGTCTGGCCTTACAAGATTCATTGAAATGGGACGGGGAATGGCAAATTACCTATGAGACGTTTCGTGATATGGGATTAGCCTATGCCATAGGCATTATTCTGATTTATCTGCTGATTGTGGCGCAGTTTCGATCTTATTTATTGCCCTTGATTATTATGGTGCCGATTCCGCTGACCGTGATTGGTGTCATGCCCGGGCATGCTTTATTAGGCGCACCTTTTACAGCAACATCGATGATTGGCATGATTGCAATGGCAGGGATTATCGTGCGTAACTCTATTTTGTTAGTCGATTTTATCCGTCAGGCGATGGCTGAAGGCATCACGGCTGAGAAGGCAGTAATTGCCGCTGCTGCAACCCGTGCTAAGCCTATTATTCTGACTGCGCTGGCTGCGATGGTAGGGGCGGTATTTATTCTCGATGACCCTATATTTAATGGTTTGGCTATTGCCTTATTATTCGGAATTCTGGTGTCGACTTTATTAACCTTATTGGTCATTCCGTTGCTGTATTACAGCTATATCAAGACTCGATAAGGGTCATGGCGCCTGTGAGTTCACCTTCGCGTAGACGTTCTGCCTGACGTTTTAATGTATGACGAATGAGCACATTACGATCCATTTCATCCATATGAGTGAAGGCCATACGCAATAAATAAGGTGTTTCAGCAGGTGCTTGTTCGATTTTGTCACAGCCAATCACCGTTGCCAGAGTGTGAATAGTGCTGGCTGAGGGTTTTAGCTGCATAAAGAGTTCAACATAATCTCTTGGCTTGATAGGGGTAGCGACCAATAAGGCAACACCACCCCCACTCAAGTTTACGTCTGTCAGCTTGTCAGGATTGATAGGATTATTGTGACGTTCAATACGTTGTGCAATCAGGTTGACCTTGTCATCTAATAAGCGCAGTGCACGTGCAATTTCACGATCATGCTGACTGATTTGGTCTAATAAGTGTGAAAACACGTTTTGCATCGTACGAAGCTGAGCCCGTTCAGAATCACCATCACTTTCTGATGATTGTGAAATACGTTTGGCGACTTCACCGACGTGCGTTTTTTCCACAGGTTTGTACTCAATGACTACCGAGTCATTGATTCGAAAAAACTCACGTCTGTCTGAACCTGGATGTTGCATCACTCTCTACCATTATCCTTAAAAGCTTAATGTCACTTAATCGGCCTGAATATAAGATTCTTTATATCATGTTCAGACTAAGTTGCCAGCATTAAAGGTTTTCAGAGGCGTAATCAGCCAGTCTTGAACGCTCACCACGGAGCAGCGTAATGTGACCACTGTGCTGCCAATATTTAAAGTGATCAACCACATAGGTCAGGCCAGATGTTGTTTCGCTCAGGTACGGTGTATCAATTTGAGCGATGTTACCTAAACAGACAATTTTGGTACCTGGACCGGCACGCGTAATCAATGTTTTCATCTGTTTCGAGGTTAAGTTTTGCGCTTCATCGATGATTAAAAAGCGATTCAGGAAGGTGCGGCCGCGCATAAAGTTGAGCGAACGGATTTTAATCCATCGCTGTAATAAATCGTTAGTGGCCTGACGACCCCATTCGCCACCTTCTGTTTTATTTAATACCTCAAGGTTATCCATTAATGCGCCCATCCAAGGGGTCATTTTTTCTTCTTCGGTGCCTGGTAAGAAACCGATATCTTCACCGACAGGCACGGTAACCCGTGTCATGATAATTTCACTGTAGCGCTTGTGTTCGACAGTCTGCGTTAAGGCTGCTGCTAATGTCAGTAAGGTTTTACCAGTACCGGCCTGACCCAATAAGCTGACAAAATCCACTTCAGGATCCATTAATAAATTCAGTGCGAAATTCTGTTCGCGATTACGGGCGGTAATGCCCCAGATGGCATGATTATCTTTGCGGTAATCGTTAATGAGTTGAATATCTGCACTGGTTTCAGTGACGGAACGCACCACGGCTTCAATATTATGATCTTCACCTGGAGAGTAAATAAGCTGGTTCGGATACCAGTCTTTAACCACATCGCCTTCAACTTCATAGAAGGTCTGCCCATCCGCTGTCCATGATTCCAGACGATTCAAATCATCCCAGAAATCCGCATTGAGCTCGCTGGCACCGCGATAGAGCAGATCCACATCATCCAGCACTTTATCGTTGTAATAGTCTTCGGCACAGATACCTAAAACGGTGGCTTTAATCCGTAAGTTGATATCTTTTGAAACCAGAATAATGGTGTGATCTTTAATGGCTGCCTGTAAGGCAATCGCCACACTCAAAATAGCGTTATCGCCCTGATGGCTGGGGAGTTCTTTAGGTAATTCCTGCTCCATTTGGGTGGTCTGGAAAAACAGACGACCGCTGGCATTAGGCATATCACCACTGTTCACGCTGGGTAGAGGAATGCCTTTGGTAATGGCTTCATTATCTTCAGCCTGCAGTAATAAATCATCGAGGAACCGACTGACCTGGCGTACATTACGGGAGACTTCAGATAAGCCTTTTTTACCACGATCGAGTTCTTCTAATACAACCATGGGTAAGTAGATATCATGCTCATCAAAACGGAATAAAGCCGTTGGGTCATGCATCAATACATTGGTGTCCAGAATAAACAGACGTTTACCTTCGGCGGGACGTTTGATCATTGGTTCGAGATCCTCTTTGGTTAGTTGGAGACCTGAGGTTGATTATGGTGCAAGAAATCACTGATGCAAAGAGTGAATAAAGATTATTTTGCCAATGTCATCCCTATAAACGTACTACCACTTCACAACTGGATATTTAGTGTTAATATGAAAAGCCTTCCTCAAACAATTTATATCCGAATATTTAGCTATCACTCTGCTTTGATAGGCGGGATTCTTTTCTGAATGTATTTCCTATCTTATTGATTGTTAAGATCTCTATGTCTTTTTCCTTAGACATGCCTAAATTGCTCAGTCGGTAATGATTGACCGCTTTGCTCTGACTTGAAAGTCATTTCCATCTCCTGAAAAGACAGTAAAAAAGTTCTGTTTTTGCAGCAAGCTGATATTGAAAAACAGGGCTTTTGCGATAACGCTGCATTAACGATCTAGGAGTCAATCCCAATTATCACTAGGATGTCTTGTTCTGCATGAGCAGCGAGATTAGTGTTATCGGATGAGTTAGGTGGGTGTTCTGAATCTTGTTTGAGTAATGAGTCCTCCTATACCTATGTAGACATCTAAGGAGGTTGATTCCCATGAAATTAAAACCAATGTTGTATGCCGTGTTGGCTGGTTTATCCGTATCAAGTGTGGCTGTTGCAGATGTGACATTCGATGATTTAATTGGCACCTGGTATGCCGAAACCCAACATGATGGCGAAACCATGAAATGGTTAGTCAAACGTGAGCCTGATCAAAGTTATGCGGCATTATTTCTAGTCTGTGATGGTGAAAACCTGTCATGGGTTCAAAAAGAGCGTGGTCAATGGAAGATGGAAGGGGACGAAATGCACACGGTCATTGCTGCTTTTCAGGATATGAATGGTAGTCCTTCTGATCAGATCGGTAAGCAAATTCATTATGAGAATCTCGAGTTAGCTGATGACGAGCTGAACTATGAACAGAAAGGTAACGATAATACATACAGCTTTAACCGCGTGAAAGATGGCTATCAAGTCAGCTGTCAATAATCGAAAACAGGTCAGTCTGAATCAGGCTGACCTGTTTAGGTTTAAACACATGCAATATGTGTTTAAGCTAGTCATATTGTGGTTATCAGTATCGACGAAGACGTATCAAGCCGATGAAACCAGACAGTAATAACCAGAATGCAGCGGGTATGGGGACGGCTGAGATATTAGCGCCATAAAGGTATTGAATACCGGCGATATCGTCAGCTTGAAGGCCGTTCAGTGAAGGATTATAAAAAGGTCCCATTACTGATTTAGATGCCTCGGAGTGCCCCAGTCCAAGTGAGTGCCCGATTTCATGTAAGGCTACCCAGAAAATACTGATACCATCTATGAGGCTATCGATACTCCATGTTTCTGCACTATCAAAATGCAGATCACCACCTGCAGAGAAATACCAGTGGGTATCTGGATAAAAGGCATGCGCTAATACCCCGCTCGGGCCATCAATCGCTTCACCTCCAATTCGAATATCACCTGATGTTGTGAGTGTATTAAAGTTAGCACCATCATCTGCTATTTCAATAAAATTGAGGTTAGCGACACTACTCCAGGCATTAAAAGCTTTTTTAATTTCTTGCTGAAAACCCGTGGGCATAAAACTGTTTAGTGGAGAGCAAACCGCTTGGTCACATTCTTCACCACCCAGCATGAAGCTATAACTAATCGTTGCCCCGGTACCCAATGTGGGGTCGCCCCACTTTTTTATCGGACCGGGAGAGATGGTGTAAGCATTGGCTGTGGAAATAAAAAAGAATAAACAAAATAGGCTTAAAAAGAGTTTCACTGAAGTCATCCTTGTCTTAAGTTTGGTGTAAATTAGCTGTCCAGCTAATGTGAAATTTATCACATTTTTCGGCTTCATAGTCTAGCCATTAATATCACTTCCTGTCTGCTTGGATAAGCAAACGAATGAGGACAATCAAAAAATATTCTGATGGATGAGCTCGATAAAATGATATGGCAAACGGTTGATGCTATTCCTTATGGTCAAGTCATGACCTATGGGCAAATTGCAATCAGTTGTGGTTACCCGGGGTATGCCCGCTACGTAGGTACCGTTCTTAAAAAACTTCCACCAGACACACATTTGCCCTGGCACCGCGTTGTCAATGCTCAAGGACGATCTTCTTTTCCAGAGGGAAGTGAGAAATACCGGGAGCAGTTACAGAGGCTCCTCGCTGAAAATATTGTAGTGAATAACGGCAAGATAGCCTTATCGGTTTATCAGTATCAGTAAGGTCAGCCCTCATTTTGCCAATGAGGATGTGGATATATTAATAAGAGTATTTATGGTAACAAGCGCCACTGATACCATATGTGTTTAAATTTCTGAGAACATCATGCAAGGTTTAATCTTAGCCGTTCTGGCTTATACCATCTGGGGGCTTTTTCCTCTCTTTTTCAGTTTCCTGAGTCACGTGTCACCGATTGAAGTTACGGCGCATCGGATTATCTGGTCACTGGTAGCGACTTTGACCGTGGGCCTGGCCTTAAGACGTGGCAAGCATTTATGGGAAGCGTTACATAATAAAACGACCTTACTCTGGCTTGGTGGCTCAGCGGTGTTTATTGCGATTAACTGGCTGGTCTATATCTGGGCCGTTGGGCAGCATCGTGTGCTTGAAGCCAGTTTAGGTTACTTCATCATGCCTCTAGTGAGTTTATTGATGGGGAGGCTTTTGCTAAAAGAGTCGCTGCATCCTTTACAGGCCATAGCTGGGGGCATTGCTTTTCTAGCCGTGCTCTGGGAGTTGTGGTCGTTTGGCAGCTTACCGTGGGTAGGCGTGGTGCTCTCATTTGCTTTTGCATTCTATGGGCTGATACGTAAGGTGCACCCGATTGATGGGATAAATGGATTAACCATCGAAGCGTTGTGGTTAATGCCTTTTGTTTTGTTGTGGATTGGCTGGCAGTCAAATTCAACAGAATCGATATTACAATTCGGCGAAGATACAACGACGACCGTTTTGCTCATTAGCTCTGGTTTTCTGACGGCATTGCCTTTGGTTTTATTTGCCATGGCCACTCGTCGCATCAATTTATCTATTGTCGGTTTTA of Methylophaga marina contains these proteins:
- a CDS encoding efflux RND transporter permease subunit; the protein is MTESKPTLGMSGRIAALFQDNALTPLMALLALLLGIFALMVTPREEEPQIDVTMADIFIAYPGASAKEVESLIATPAEQVVSEIAGLKHVYSVSKPGLAIITAQFEVGEKRTDAIVRLYNKIYSNLDWLPENLGVSQPIIKPKGIDDVPILTLTLWRESQQDSSQLKQLAQSLEVELKRVDGTRDIYTVGGADTVVNITLDPEAMAAYHMDNHRLSQALAAANQSAEAGTTVQNNQMTSVQAGQFIVSTDTLKSLIVGVFNDQPVYLTDVADIYLGPEQPRQYVWFGTGPAAADKQIKAQGEYDAVTIAIAKQPGTNAADIAELVLQQVTALKGVMIADDVQVTVTRNYGETADQKADTLIHKLIFVTVAVILLVLFALGWREAIIVGVAVVITLLLMLFASWAWGFTLNRVSLFALIFSIGILVDDAIVVVENIHRHIQQEKLSLKQAIPVAVDEVGQPTILATLAVIAALLPMAFVSGLMGPYMSPIPINASMGMLLSLMVAYVVTPWMVLKMLSHSRSAKHEQVAESQYDAVFQRVLSPFLLHEHAARRRKLLWGGLILLVIVSVGLAAMKLVILKMLPFDNKSEVQIVIDMPEGSPLEKTAAVTRALTDYLSTVDDVTDYQAYVGTASPINFNGLVRQYYLREGWHQADIQINLRDKHQRDEHSHSLALKLREPLTVIARKWDARIKVVEVPAGPPVLSPIVAELYGLSEQQRQNQASQLVKVFEQTDGIVDIDSSIEAKADRQIINVDRNKASLFGLSQQQIVEAIQLALTGKDVGYLHDDNVKYAIPLRLQWPIEDKANLDAVLNMKLINQQGDLIRLADVVNVVEEEHQQTLYHKDLQAVTYVTADMAGKVDSPLYGMFSVYQQLENIPIQQYLVSVPSLALQDSLKWDGEWQITYETFRDMGLAYAIGIILIYLLIVAQFRSYLLPLIIMVPIPLTVIGVMPGHALLGAPFTATSMIGMIAMAGIIVRNSILLVDFIRQAMAEGITAEKAVIAAAATRAKPIILTALAAMVGAVFILDDPIFNGLAIALLFGILVSTLLTLLVIPLLYYSYIKTR
- a CDS encoding PilZ domain-containing protein, yielding MQHPGSDRREFFRINDSVVIEYKPVEKTHVGEVAKRISQSSESDGDSERAQLRTMQNVFSHLLDQISQHDREIARALRLLDDKVNLIAQRIERHNNPINPDKLTDVNLSGGGVALLVATPIKPRDYVELFMQLKPSASTIHTLATVIGCDKIEQAPAETPYLLRMAFTHMDEMDRNVLIRHTLKRQAERLREGELTGAMTLIES
- a CDS encoding PhoH family protein; the protein is MIKRPAEGKRLFILDTNVLMHDPTALFRFDEHDIYLPMVVLEELDRGKKGLSEVSRNVRQVSRFLDDLLLQAEDNEAITKGIPLPSVNSGDMPNASGRLFFQTTQMEQELPKELPSHQGDNAILSVAIALQAAIKDHTIILVSKDINLRIKATVLGICAEDYYNDKVLDDVDLLYRGASELNADFWDDLNRLESWTADGQTFYEVEGDVVKDWYPNQLIYSPGEDHNIEAVVRSVTETSADIQLINDYRKDNHAIWGITARNREQNFALNLLMDPEVDFVSLLGQAGTGKTLLTLAAALTQTVEHKRYSEIIMTRVTVPVGEDIGFLPGTEEEKMTPWMGALMDNLEVLNKTEGGEWGRQATNDLLQRWIKIRSLNFMRGRTFLNRFLIIDEAQNLTSKQMKTLITRAGPGTKIVCLGNIAQIDTPYLSETTSGLTYVVDHFKYWQHSGHITLLRGERSRLADYASENL
- a CDS encoding matrixin family metalloprotease; translated protein: MKLFLSLFCLFFFISTANAYTISPGPIKKWGDPTLGTGATISYSFMLGGEECDQAVCSPLNSFMPTGFQQEIKKAFNAWSSVANLNFIEIADDGANFNTLTTSGDIRIGGEAIDGPSGVLAHAFYPDTHWYFSAGGDLHFDSAETWSIDSLIDGISIFWVALHEIGHSLGLGHSEASKSVMGPFYNPSLNGLQADDIAGIQYLYGANISAVPIPAAFWLLLSGFIGLIRLRRY
- a CDS encoding MGMT family protein; translated protein: MDELDKMIWQTVDAIPYGQVMTYGQIAISCGYPGYARYVGTVLKKLPPDTHLPWHRVVNAQGRSSFPEGSEKYREQLQRLLAENIVVNNGKIALSVYQYQ
- the rarD gene encoding EamA family transporter RarD — encoded protein: MQGLILAVLAYTIWGLFPLFFSFLSHVSPIEVTAHRIIWSLVATLTVGLALRRGKHLWEALHNKTTLLWLGGSAVFIAINWLVYIWAVGQHRVLEASLGYFIMPLVSLLMGRLLLKESLHPLQAIAGGIAFLAVLWELWSFGSLPWVGVVLSFAFAFYGLIRKVHPIDGINGLTIEALWLMPFVLLWIGWQSNSTESILQFGEDTTTTVLLISSGFLTALPLVLFAMATRRINLSIVGFIMYINPTIQFLIGVYVLDEHFPQARLVTFILVWSAMVLFMMGMWQLQKQKRPAS